Proteins encoded within one genomic window of Chelatococcus sp. HY11:
- a CDS encoding nuclear transport factor 2 family protein, which yields MAYQVFCKAFFAALDTGDFETLGDMMDADFVCHEAEGLPYGGAWRGIAGWKALCKQIVGTWAGLKVVPIEFLGETADTIVLRLRLTGRSRRTGVAIDTTVMELWRFRDGKLHEILPYYWDTAALVAADTP from the coding sequence ATGGCTTATCAGGTGTTCTGCAAGGCGTTCTTCGCCGCGCTCGACACAGGCGACTTCGAGACCCTCGGCGATATGATGGACGCGGATTTCGTATGCCACGAGGCCGAGGGCCTGCCCTATGGCGGCGCTTGGCGAGGCATCGCGGGCTGGAAGGCGCTCTGCAAGCAGATCGTTGGCACTTGGGCCGGCCTGAAGGTGGTTCCCATCGAGTTTCTCGGCGAGACAGCGGACACGATCGTCCTGCGCCTGCGGCTGACAGGCCGCTCGCGTCGCACAGGCGTCGCCATCGACACCACTGTCATGGAGCTCTGGCGCTTCCGCGACGGCAAACTGCATGAGATCTTGCCCTATTACTGGGACACCGCGGCGCTCGTCGCGGCTGATACGCCTTGA